Proteins from one Desulfonema limicola genomic window:
- a CDS encoding two-component system sensor histidine kinase NtrB, which yields MKNNQPSEPDNDFNNKLKWLMFFRVLFTSLLLGSTIVLQFGENFFPLSEPLLVLYELIIALFLLSFIYSIILPRIKRVVFFAYIQVSIDTLMVTLIIFLTGSFASLFSFLYLVVIIYASMLLFKKGSMIMAALCSIQYGILVDMEFYGVIKPFGIEESLTALNIEWSYVLYKIMIIMIACFAVAFLSGFLAEQARKTRKELRAMEAHVKRVERMAAVGEMAAGLAHEIKNPLASLRGSIQILIEDIICDPGNEKLMNIILREADRLNSLVSNFLLFAKPPPAKPEIIDLENALTEIVTILEKDRLCRDITITRDIEPGIWVEMDSGHLRQVIWNLLINAAESITGRGFIDIGVKSLKDQYVIITIKDNGCGIPQDVIPSIFDPFITTKPDGTGLGLSIVHRIIESYESRLDVESSVDRGTLFTIKLKKSIISPNNEKK from the coding sequence ATGAAAAATAACCAGCCATCAGAACCTGATAATGATTTTAACAATAAGCTCAAGTGGCTTATGTTTTTCCGTGTATTGTTTACCAGCCTGCTTTTAGGTTCCACCATTGTTTTGCAGTTTGGTGAAAATTTTTTTCCTTTAAGCGAACCGCTTTTGGTTTTGTATGAATTGATTATTGCTCTTTTTCTTCTTTCTTTTATTTACAGTATTATCCTGCCGCGAATCAAAAGGGTTGTTTTTTTTGCTTATATCCAGGTCAGTATTGATACCCTGATGGTAACCTTGATTATATTTCTGACCGGAAGTTTTGCCAGTCTTTTTTCATTTCTCTACCTTGTGGTTATTATTTATGCAAGTATGCTGCTTTTTAAAAAAGGGAGCATGATAATGGCTGCCCTTTGCAGTATTCAATATGGTATTCTTGTGGATATGGAGTTCTATGGAGTTATTAAGCCCTTTGGGATTGAAGAAAGTCTTACAGCCCTGAATATAGAATGGAGCTATGTTCTTTACAAGATCATGATTATCATGATTGCATGTTTTGCAGTAGCTTTTTTAAGCGGCTTCCTGGCAGAGCAGGCAAGAAAAACCAGAAAAGAACTCAGGGCAATGGAAGCCCATGTCAAACGTGTTGAAAGAATGGCAGCAGTTGGAGAAATGGCAGCCGGGCTTGCCCATGAGATAAAAAATCCCCTGGCATCCTTAAGAGGTTCAATACAGATTTTAATTGAAGATATAATCTGTGATCCTGGTAATGAAAAATTAATGAATATAATCTTACGTGAAGCAGACAGGCTTAACTCCCTGGTCAGTAATTTTTTATTATTTGCAAAGCCTCCTCCAGCAAAACCTGAGATAATTGATTTGGAAAATGCTTTAACAGAGATTGTTACCATACTGGAAAAAGACAGGCTGTGCCGTGATATTACAATTACCAGAGATATTGAACCAGGCATATGGGTTGAAATGGATTCAGGACATCTGCGCCAGGTCATATGGAATCTGCTGATAAATGCTGCTGAATCCATTACAGGCAGAGGGTTTATTGATATTGGGGTTAAATCTTTAAAGGATCAATATGTTATTATTACAATTAAAGATAATGGCTGCGGTATTCCCCAGGATGTTATACCTTCTATTTTTGATCCTTTTATAACTACAAAACCTGACGGAACAGGCCTGGGACTTTCTATTGTTCATAGAATTATTGAATCATATGAAAGCCGTCTTGATGTTGAAAGCAGTGTGGACAGGGGAACTTTATTTACTATCAAGTTAAAAAAAAGCATTATATCTCCAAATAATGAAAAAAAATAG
- a CDS encoding ATP-dependent helicase produces the protein MDLSQQQQDAVRHLGTPALVVAGAGSGKTRTLTAKIDYLIKKGYDPSRILAITFTNKAAEEMKTRLESQTGMPSYKFPWVKTYHSACYGILKTHCRVLGFNTPLQIYSGYQQQKLIKEILVGLNFDKKHVPQVQAHISNAKNSGNPDSYFELKSRIYGIRIKDVFNIYEKELKQRNAVDFDNILFLTRDILRDNKDIREKYQDFFQYILVDEYQDSNNLQEELTSLMLANGNLFCVGDDWQAIYGFRGSNVNHFLSFPDKYKNARIFRLEQNYRSADEIVQAANELIGYNEKKMDKKCFSEKKGGIVELHEFFDEYQEAGWVCKKVQALKETGVSYSSMAVLYRTKFCSLSFEKAFMAQNIPYQMMGSKGFFERKEILDINCYLTAAVFPKDDVAFDRIINTPKRGIGPGMLNKIAQARTLDMSLQEAARKVAAERILSPKVHKALTHLLLLLDKIRDMNPENAINTVLSGVDYMEYLKKYTKSNSMDYISREENIKELIHSARQHDNLIDYLEEASLVREDKDEDEENKDFGVKLSTIHASKGLEYYAVFIAGCEENLFPHWRSLDSLPGLQEERRLMYVAVTRAERYLYLSCSAYRRGQSNMKSRFWDEIEESLG, from the coding sequence ATGGATTTATCACAGCAGCAGCAGGATGCAGTAAGGCATCTGGGCACCCCTGCACTGGTCGTAGCTGGAGCAGGCTCAGGAAAAACTAGAACATTAACTGCAAAAATTGATTATCTTATAAAAAAAGGATATGATCCCAGCCGTATTCTTGCCATAACATTTACCAATAAGGCTGCAGAAGAGATGAAAACCCGTCTTGAATCTCAAACTGGAATGCCTTCTTACAAGTTTCCCTGGGTCAAAACATATCATTCAGCATGTTATGGAATATTGAAAACACATTGCCGGGTTCTGGGTTTTAATACCCCTCTCCAGATATATTCAGGATATCAGCAGCAAAAATTAATAAAAGAGATACTTGTGGGCTTAAACTTTGATAAAAAACATGTTCCTCAGGTACAGGCTCATATCTCAAATGCTAAAAATTCAGGTAATCCAGATTCGTATTTTGAACTCAAATCCCGTATTTATGGTATCAGGATTAAAGATGTTTTCAATATTTATGAAAAAGAACTAAAGCAGAGAAATGCAGTTGATTTTGATAATATCCTTTTTTTAACAAGGGATATTTTGAGGGATAACAAAGATATAAGGGAAAAATATCAGGATTTTTTTCAATATATACTGGTAGATGAATATCAGGATTCCAATAATCTCCAGGAAGAACTGACCAGCCTTATGCTGGCAAATGGTAATCTTTTCTGCGTAGGGGATGACTGGCAGGCTATTTACGGATTCAGGGGCAGTAATGTTAATCATTTTCTGTCTTTTCCTGATAAATATAAAAATGCCAGGATATTCAGACTGGAGCAGAATTACCGTTCTGCTGATGAGATTGTTCAGGCTGCCAATGAATTGATTGGTTATAATGAAAAAAAGATGGATAAAAAATGCTTTTCTGAAAAAAAAGGCGGGATAGTTGAACTCCATGAATTTTTTGATGAATATCAGGAAGCCGGATGGGTATGCAAAAAGGTGCAGGCCCTTAAAGAAACAGGGGTTTCTTACTCCAGCATGGCAGTGCTTTACCGGACAAAATTCTGCTCTCTTTCCTTTGAAAAAGCATTTATGGCTCAAAATATCCCTTACCAGATGATGGGTTCAAAAGGTTTTTTTGAAAGAAAAGAAATCCTTGACATTAACTGCTATCTTACAGCAGCTGTTTTTCCAAAAGATGATGTGGCTTTTGACCGGATTATCAATACACCAAAACGGGGCATTGGTCCCGGGATGCTTAATAAGATTGCCCAGGCCCGGACTCTGGATATGAGTCTTCAGGAAGCAGCCAGAAAGGTGGCAGCAGAGAGAATTTTAAGTCCAAAGGTTCATAAGGCTCTTACCCATCTTCTTCTGCTTTTGGATAAAATCAGGGATATGAATCCTGAAAATGCAATAAATACTGTTTTATCCGGGGTTGATTATATGGAATATCTAAAAAAATATACAAAATCCAATTCAATGGACTATATTTCAAGGGAAGAAAACATAAAAGAATTGATTCATTCAGCAAGGCAGCACGATAATCTCATAGATTATCTTGAAGAAGCATCCCTGGTAAGAGAGGATAAGGATGAAGATGAAGAAAATAAAGATTTTGGTGTAAAGCTTTCAACTATCCATGCCAGCAAAGGGTTGGAATACTACGCAGTTTTTATAGCTGGATGTGAAGAAAACCTGTTTCCACACTGGAGATCCCTGGATTCTCTACCAGGGCTTCAAGAGGAACGCAGGCTTATGTATGTGGCTGTAACCCGTGCAGAGCGCTATCTTTATCTGAGCTGCTCTGCTTATAGAAGGGGGCAGTCAAACATGAAAAGCAGGTTCTGGGATGAGATTGAGGAATCTCTTGGTTAG